From the Moorena sp. SIOASIH genome, the window TTTCGCCAGGATTGACCTGTAGACAAAAGTCTTCAATGGCAAACTGTTCCGTATCGGGATACTTATAACTAAGGGACTCAAAGGTGAATTCACCACGCACCTGTTGCAGAGCTATCTTACCAGGATTGCGCTCTAGGTCAGGACACTCCAGAATTTCACCGACTGAGCGAATGGATTCAAAACCTTTGCCAATCTGTGGCAATACAGCTAAGATTTGCACTATCGAGTTAGTCAGGGAATCAAAATAGCCGGTCAGTAACACCACATCCCCCACTGTGATTGACCATTGCTTGGTATAGACTAACCAGGCTGAGGTGATCAAGCAAATCAGACTGAATAACCGTAGGGTTACCCAAGAAGAGGAATCGGTGATAGCGTTAATCGAGTCAAGTCGCACCGCTGCCTCTTTGACAGTCACTAGCTTGCCATCAATCCGTTCCATCTCAGTCTGTTGAGCACCATGAGCTCGTGTGACTGGGATTAGCTGAATCATCTCGATTAAGCTAGCTGCCATTTCTTCTAGTTGTTGTCGGAAAGCAGAATTGCGATCGCGAATCGGTCCTCTGAGTACCGAAATCAGAATCACAGCGGCTGGGACAGTTCCCAGGAAGAACAGCAGGAACCAAGGAGCACGAATAGCAGTAGCGACAATTGCTACTAAGATAGTTAGCATAGCTGCAGGGACAAACTGGAACAGGGTTGTTGCCAACCCTTGAATTTGTTCCACATCCCGCAAGAGTTTGGTTTGTAGTGCTCCCTTGCTGTTATTTTTGTAGAATCCAATCGAAAGCAGTTGCAGCTGCTGGGTGATTACTGAGCGCAGATTCGACTCCATGTTGCGAGTCGCGAGACTCATAAACCGGATGTGTAAGTAATGGGTGGGGATATTTTGCAGTACAGAAATCCCTAGGATAGCCCCATTAATCCATAACTCCGACAGTGGGTGAGTGCTTGGGTTGGAAATAATATCAATCACATTAGCAATCACCAATGGTCTGATCCATTCCGGACTGTGTTTGATCACATACATCGCCATCGAAAGTCCGATTTTACCTAGGTCTTGGCGGTAGAGATAAAGTAGTGTCCGGAAGGGGTACTCACTCCGATACTCTTGAGGAGGTGACTCCTTGGGTAGATTAGATGGTGCCGTAACACTTGCCACTGATAATGCTTTCATGTCCCCAGTCTGTATGTCTCCTCTAACTGCTACTGTCTTGCCACATGGACTGTAAAGAAACAGACAAGGAATTGTCTCTTTTTATAAAGAAACAAAAAATATTTTTTTTATCAAAACTAGGTATTTTTGACAGTCTTTATCGTCGCCAAAAATAGTACTCTGTGAAAATTAATTGGAGCGCAAAATCATAACAGCAAATAGCCAGATTTACTATTGTTTAATTGCCGTGATCTTCTTCTTTGCTCTGGATTGGGTTTGTATTTTAGGTTCTTCAGTACCTTTTATGCTAAATTTCAACTTAAAAAACTCAGAAAGCTTACTGTATAAGGAAAATGAGGCTATTTAACTAACAAAATTTTCTGAATACGGCCTCTTTACACTACTCCCTGCTCCCTGCTCCCTTAGCTAAAGTGTTTATTTAGCATAACAAGTACGGAAGAGCCGTATTTTATATATTATTGTCTGAGCCAGTAAGTATTTGATAATGGGTAAACACAGCCACAAAACATTCTATTTATAATATTATTGTTCCCTGAGATTTTTTGTTAAAACTGAAGTCTGTGGACTATTGTGGTAAGGGCTAGGGCTCAAGGAGAGCAAGGCTGATGATTGAACCCAGAAAAAAAGGCTTTTTCCAGACTCGACCCATCCTTCCCCCTTGAGTATTTCAATAGACCTCTTGCAAAAGTATTTTTATAATAGTGTTTGCGTCAATTCTTGTCCACTGTTCCCTGTTCCCAGATCCGCTGTTCCCGACAACTGCCGCGAAGTCTAATAGCTACCGTTGTAAACTTCTAGGATCGAGAGCATCCCGCAAGCCATCCCCAAGTAAATTAAACGCCAACACTGTCAGAATAATCAGCAGTGCTGGGGGCCAAATCAACCAAGGCTGTAGCACGATGATTGAGGCATTGGTTGCCAAAGACAACAAATTTCCCCAGGACGGATCCGGTTGCTGAATTCCCAACCCAATCAAACTCAGCACCGACTCGGCCACAATGAAACCAGGAACTGCCAAGGTTGCTGATATAATCACATAGGAAGCTGTCTGGGGCAGAACGTGGCGTACAATGATATAAAAGGGATTCGCCCCCATAGTTTTGGCAGCTTGGACAAATTCCCGCTCCTTAATCGATAACACCTGTCCTCGGATCACTCGTGCTAAGCCAGACCAGCTAATAAACGAGGTAATCAAAACAATTAACAAAAACCGTTGGGCACTAGTTAGACCAGGTGGTAGCACAGCAGCTAAGGCGACGAGTAGGTAAATACCAGGAATAGTCATCAAAACTTCTACCAGACGCATGATGATCCCATCTACCCAGCCGCCGAAATAGCCGGAAATTCCCCCAATGATTAGACCAAGGGGAAAGGAGATCGCAATTCCGACTAGACCAATACTAAGACTAATCCGACCCCCATACACCAAGCGACTAAACTGATCACGAGCTTGCTCATCGGTACCTAATAGATTAATCTTACCCTCACCCACCGTACCGAACAGGTGACGGTTAAAGGGAATCGCTCCAAACAACTTATACTCCCGACCTGGAACAAATAGACCCACGGGCGACGGCTTTTGCCAGTCTACATTTAGTTTGCGATCGCCTGTCTCTAAATCCGTTGGTCCTTGGGTTGTGGGATAGACATGGGGACCAATAAACTTTTTGGTTTGCTGGTTACGCCAGTAGATCTTGGTAGGTGGTAGCAGGGAACCATCTGGCTGAGACACATAAGGATCGTAGGGAGCAACAACATCTGCTGCAATGACAATTAGATAAAACGTCAATAATAGCAATGCCCCAAAACGGGCGAGAGGGTTCTTGGTAAGTTTTTGCCACCAGTTCATAGGATTCTGACTCCGAAAGGGCGAAAAGCACCTCGCGTTTACTTAGTATGGGTCTTATTAGTATGGGTCTTATTAGTATGGGCGTGTCTTGCATTAGCTATGTTTTACCCATACCCCATACTAATAAGATGGTATCGAAATCTGGTCCAACCACCCTTGACCCAACACCCTTGACCCTAACACCGTTCACCCTTAAGCCTTGACCTTTAATACCTTCTGATTATATAGCGTTGATCATAGTGATGAGGTACACAGGATTTTTTCCCTATTCCCTATTCCCTATTCCCTATTCCCTGTTCCCTAAAACCCAAGAGCCTAAGTACCTCACCCCATTAGGAACTGCTATACATTCACCTTTTGTGTCATTTTCACCATTCCATTGTGATTGTGTGAGTGTTCGACCACAAACACATTGGAGAAGAGATTAGCCGTAATTTGTTTACCTTCCTGAGTTAAGGATAGGTAACGCAAGGCATCCTGAATATAAGGATATACCCCATTCCAGTAAAACTTAGAGTAGCCTTCCCGCAGATCTCCAGGATGGCGGTACCCAATGGCTTTGTTAAATCCAGTTTCTTCAAACTCGTAGAACAAAGCACTAGTTTTTTTGAGATAGCGTGGGTCACTCAGTTGACCAATCAAGTCAGAAGCGCGAATCAATCCAGGATAGTTACCTGTATCTTGATGATCCCCTTGCTTCGGCACAGGGAAACGAGTCAGTTCAATGTTGCGCTTGATAAACTCAGCATCAATCAGGTTGTGACCACCAAAGCGCTCATCAATAAATAATTTTGCCCGATCAACATGATAAGGAGTCAGAGCAGCATCGGTAGACCCTTGGGGTAAATGAACCATCTCCCCATTTTGACCAGTAGCGTAGAGTCGTTCATTTTCTCGGTCTTGGCGACATACTCCTTTAACATAGCCAATATCATGACATGCCAAAGAAATGATAAAGTGTAACCAGTTATCAGGAGTTACACCACCTTCGCGGATATGTTTGCCTCGCAAAATCTCCTGTCCGACGAGGGTAACTAGGATGGAGTGTTCTACATCGTGATAGAGGGCATCACTGTTGGCGATATTTTCCATCGCCATGCTGCCAGCCCAAGCAATTATATCTTCGTTGTCAGGGTTGAGTCCCCCGTAAGTTCGGCGGTAGCCTTCCCGGAGTCTTATAACAAAGGCGTTAATTAGAATTTCAGTGGTGTTAAACATGTTTTTTGATTGACTTAAATGCTAAGACTTAGTCCAGTATTCCCATGACACTGGCTTAGTTTTACTAGTTTGGTAGAATTGAATTTTTGGTAGTTTAACCTTTTGTATAGCTCGCTTAGGGTTAACGCCTCAGATCTAAACTCTCAGAGCTAAACTGGGTAATCCTTGGGCGCTATATCAGCAGCAATGGCGAACGCTAATATTTGTCTACAGCTTACCAAAAAGCCAAGCTGAAAGCCTCGATCAGATCCTGTCCAGGTAATTTCCTTAATAAAAATCTGCCCCATCTCCCTATCAATCTTGTTTATGATGGGTATTCTTGCGCACTTGATCTAGCAGTTTTCAATCCGGTGAAGTACCTGACCCAATTAAGAAGTGCTATAATACCAATACTTGTTAAATATTAGTTAAATAATAGTTAAAGGATTGCGGGTGTAATTCAGTGGTAGAATGTCAGCTTCCCAAGCTGAACGTCGTCGGTTCGAGTCCGATCACCCGCTTGTTGATTTGTAAGCATTCAGCCGTCAGCTAATGCTTCACAGGCTAGAAGCCTGTGCCACGCACGCTACTTGAGGTGCTATCAGGCGCTTTAACTGCATGGGGTCAGATGAGTAAAACGAGTGGGGATTTTCAACCAGTCGTACCAGCACCCCCCAGCTTGTTTACTACCTCCCGTTGATTAGCTGACGGCACCTCAAGTAGCGTGAGCCTTGGCCTATGGCCACGCTACGCGAATGGCTCACGGCTGATAGCTGAATGCTTACGTTGATTTTATCCTAATCAGCATCCCTTGGTGAATAAATCACACCAGGTGTGTGGTCAGGATTAATTTCAACCACCAAGTCTACTAGATTTGGGTTTCTAGTCAGGGGTGTAATGAATAATTCTGGATGGAGAGCTTTCCAAAAATAGTTGACAAAATCTCTAATTTGTGCATCTCCCATCCCGGACTTCCCCTGAGCAATCATCTGTTTCTCTGCCTGTAGTCGCCATTGCTGACTGAGGCGGTAGTCAGTAGGGTAGAGTACCATCAATCGGTCTAATCGTTCCCAGAGGGGTACATAAAGTTTCAGTTGCTGATTCATATCCCGAGCAAACTCTCGGTCTTCCAGGGTCTGAATCGGTTCTGGAAGGGAACCATCAAACACTTCTGGCTCAATGGGTCGAACCCCAACAAACCACCCTTCAAACAATACAATATCAATACTTTCGACCACCTCTGGAGTGATTCGGTCTCCAGCCCCCCCAAAAGCTGACTTATCAAACCGAGGCACGAGGATTTCTGCGGTAGGGGAAGGGGATCGTAATTGGTCTAATAGCTGTAAACCCAGCTCAACATCATGAGTGCCAGGGGGACCACGCCAGATCAGCCTGCGGTCTTGTTCTTGAAGCTGTTGTCGCTCCTTGTAGGTTTTGTAGAGGTCATCGATAGACAAGCTGAGAGTGCGTTCGCTGAAAGCGGGACTATCGGCAGAGCCGACGCTACGCGAACGTCCATCGCCTAGCTTGTGGAGAATCACACTTAAGACTGCGGCTAGAGTGGTTTTCCCGGTGCCCTGCCCTCCTAATATGCCCTGAATCAAAGGACGTCCCAGCTGTTTACGACAGGATACCAACTCCATGGCTAAAGGAAGCCAGAGGTTCCAGAGGCATAAGAGAGTCTTTTGCTGTTTTTCAGGAGTAGTTTCAAAATACGGTAGACGGAGAATATCTGGGTAGACTATCTCAAACAAATGCGATCGCATTTGGATTACCTGTTCACCATTATCCTCTGTGATGCCAAACGCCTTTGCCTTTAGGTGATCAGCCAGTTCCTCAGCCAAGAGTTGCTGACATTCAAGGGAATTTGGTGTTTGTCCTGATACCCACTGCTCGAGAATTTGACCAACGCTCTTGGTGTCTCTTCTCATTTATCGTTTTTCGGTCAGTAGTTGCATGGGAAATATCGCTTCTGAGGAATCGGGAGTGATTAATAACTGATTACTAACTGATTACTATTTTAAGACCCAAGCTTGAATGCTTCTAAATACATACTGTATACCAGACCAATTTTAAAAGAATTGACTATATCTGCCAACCATGAAACCCGGTCAACGGTTTGATTTGATTTGCCTTTTGGAAATTTACCGCTATAAATCAACCAGCTAAGTGGTTCTGTAAAAATAATCAACATCCCAGATACTATCCACTTCTGGCCAGTTCCTGCTATGGTACACAGGGCTTGTCCTACCAAGAAGCCAAACAGGAAGCTAATCAGGACCATCGACAGGCGTCGCCAGGGATTAGCAAACCATAGCCCCAGCCGCGTCCATAAAAAATCAACTAAATTATTAAGACGGGTATTCTGCATCTACTACACTCGTTGAAATAAGAATAACACACGTGTAGACCATGCTATCCGGTTTTGGAATTATGATAGCGTGCTAGACCTCAATCACCCCCTAGCCCATTGATGAAGTTTACGTTAGCTAATAGTTTGAAAAATTGGTGGCAATCTTGGCAACAGCATCCCACCACCATCTGGATACTTTCTATTCTGTGGTTACTGCTGATCAGCTGGCTAGCTTTTTTGTGGAATTTGGGCAACATCGGTTTGGTAGATGAAACTGAACCCTTGTTTGCTGAGGCCGCTCGCCAGATGACGGTGACAGGTGACTGGATTACCCCTTATTTCAATGGTGAGACTCGCTTTGATAAACCCCCCCTAATCTACTGGTTGATGGCAATTGGTTACCGGTTGATTGGGGTGAATGAATGGGCAGTAAGACTGCCGTCAGCCTTGAGTGCGATCGCATTAACTGGATTAGCCTTTTACACCCTACGATATTATGGGATTTCCCGTCCTGCTGCCTTTACCCCTGATGTAGATTCTACTCAGCACAGGGATAGCAAAATCAACCCTTCCTATCCCCAGCGCCAGTTGTGGCTCTGTGCCTGGATTGGTTCGACCCTGATGGCAGTGAATCTTCAAACCATTATCTGGGCAAGAACCGGTGTCTCAGATATGCTACTCAGCGGCTGTGTAGGGGGTGCATTACTAAGCTTTTTTCTAGGGTATGCCCATCGAAACCATAGGAACACAGGAGCACAGGAGCTCGGAAGCAGCGGAACAACTGTTGCCAAAAGCCCCTCACCCCCTCACAAATACCCTTGCCGTTGGTACCTAGCCTGTTATGTGCTCATTGCTCTAGCTATCCTTACCAAAGGACCAGTGGGTATCGTTCTACCCACAGTAATTATTGGTGGTTTTCTGCTTTACCTGGGCAATGGCAGGGAAGTATTGCAGGAAATGTGCTTATTTAGAGGCATTGTGATTATTTTGGCTCTGACACTGCCTTGGTATGTATTAGTAACCCTAGCCAATGGGCAAGGCTATATCGACTCGTTTTTTGGCTATCACAATATTCAACGCTTTACTCGCACCGTTAACCGCCACGCTGGGCCTTGGTATTTTTATTTTCCAGTAGTACTGGTAGCTTTTGCCCCTTGGTCGAGCTACTTGCCGTTTGCGATCGCACGACTAAAATTTTGGCGGCGGCTGCGGTGGCGTAACTCACCCCGTTCTACTCATTTGGGTTTATTTGCTCTGTTCTGGTTTGTAGGGATTTTCGGCTTTTTTACCATTGCTGCCACTAAACTACCCAGCTATGTGCTACCCCTAATTCCAGCTGCCGCCATTCTTTTGGCTTTATTGTGGAGTGACCAACTCACCCATACTAGAACCCTTTCCTGGTCTGCCCCTGTGCCCCTTTCCCCATCCATGCTACTCAGTAGCCTATTTAACCTGTTGTTGTTAATTGCCCTTGCCAGTGCCATTTTCTTGGCTCCGGAATATATCGGTAGTGGACCAGCGGCACCCGACTTACCGGAGCAGTTGCAAGAATCCGGCTTAATGGTGAGGGGAGGTATTATTTGGAGTTTAACCGCTATTGTAGCAGCACTGTTGCTGTGGCGACGTTGGTTGTTTGGGGTATGGATAGTCAACCTAGTGGGATTTTTAGCCTTTCTTATTTTCGTGTTGACCCCGACTTTCTTGTTAGTGGATCAAGTGCGTCAATTACCCCTACGGCAATTATCTGCCATTGCTGTTCAAGAAAAGCAATCCTCAGAAGAATTGATTATGATTGGTTTCAAAAAACCCAGTGTGGTTTTTTACACCCAGCAACCCGTCACCTACATGAGCAAAGGGAAAAAAGCACGAAATTACATGAAAGAAATAGCAGTGACTCAGCCTTCACCTCCCTCAGTTTTGATGTTAGCTAGGAATAAAAGGCTAAAGAAAGCCAAGCTAAAACCTGACCAATATACTACCTTAGCTAGTCTTGGTCCCTATAAACTGATTCGGGTTTCAAAACAAATTTTTGTTGATAACTCTAAACTTAAAAATTGAAAATTAAGTTGTCACACTTCATAATTCATACTTCATACTTCATGCTTCATACTTCACAATTTTATTCAAATAACAAATTACTAATTATTAGCTGTTGACTAGTCAACCAACCAAAATTGACATCATTATTCTACTTCTGTTGCTTCTGTTCTAATAGTTGATTGAGTCTGGAGCCGTGCTTTTGAGCCAGATTGCTCGGTCGATAATCGGGCCGCTTCAGCCAGCGTTCTATTACACTCTCATGAAGGTCATCAAAGTTATCAGAAATCTCCCGTAGCTTGCGGCCTGTGAACTTGAATAGACCCAGATTATTTTTGAAATCAATTTCATAGTCAAGGTTGATACCAGTGGGAATTGCGCTTGGGTCAAACTCAAGACCAAGACCGATCTTGCCGATTGAGTCCATCATCCACTGCAGTGCGCAGTCGGACAAACCGCTCTGCTCCTGGGAGCCACCGCCAATGGAGCCGTGAACCCCTGGAAACCATACTTCACGAACAACCTGGGTCTGGGAAAGGTGGCTTTTGTCCATTGGAGTCACGTCAAAGACTTTGCGCTGCTCATCAATGGATACAGCGTGCAACCCATGCTCAATAATCGGACTCAAAGAGGTATCGTGGAATCTGTACCTCTTGTTGATCCTTTTGTCAAACCACAACAAGGGAGATAAATTAGGGATACCAAGGGAACCAACGGTGTCCCAGCAGCCAAGCAAGGTAATGGGGACACTTTCTCCGTATTTTTCGCGGAATGCTACCATTTGTTGGTGATTGGGCTTGATATCCCGAGAGCGGTACATTTCGTAGGCTTCCGGAGCTTTATCGATCTCAATCCGAGATAGCAAGCCTGAGTTATAAATCATTCCAGCGAGACTGCGCACGGTGTAAGCCCCACGACTGAAACCGAACAGGTAGATTTCGTCACCAGGGGCGTAGTTCAGGCAAAGAAAGCGATAAGCATCCTGGATATTGGTATCAATCCCTTTGCCAAAAGCCCCACCGAAAAGCTTGCTCTTCAGAGAGTCTTCTGTGCCAATTCCCTCATCGTAGAATACGATTTGTGAAACTCCGTCACTACCCAATGGTTTAACTGCCTGAGAAATCTTAACCACATTGCTTGGGTAAGTACTTGATAACTCTTGCCATGTTCCATCACAACATACCACAAGACGTTTCATGGTCTACCTCCTTTAAAAAACTTACTTACTTTTACTTACTATTTAAATTAACGTAAATACTTTCGAACAACTCAGATGATAAAGCGATCGCTCCATTCATTAACCATAAGCCATACTATTGTTTGCACTTAGTTTTGGTGAAATTACTATTGGAACATCATTTTTTAAACCGTTTATAGTTTTTTTGTTTGCCGTTGTAATTTTTATTTTTATTAGTGTTATTACGTTTTATTTAACCAACCTTTAATTAGTTTTAGTAAAATGAATTAACCATTACGCTATTAATTAACAACAAATATTAACTATCTTCAGATATAAATGCTAAAGTAAACGTGATAGAAATAAAAATAACTTTGGGTGGATAAGAGCTGTCTTATCCATATTAGCTTGAATTTAGAAAAAATGCTCATGCCATAATCTTTGATTTGCCGTGGTATCAATTGCAACCAACCAATAAATTGGGCGAAGGGCATCTTTATGGTAAACTACCCTGAGTTGTCGGACAATATGACCGACTTGCATCCCACCCCTTTAAAGGGTGTGGTTCATGACCTGCTTAATCTGTTTCAATAACTGGGTCATTGACTGAGAATTCCAGTGTACAATCTGAGTAGCAATTTTCTCAAGCAGCAAATCCAACTGAGAATTCAAGTTACTACTGTTACTACTCTGGATTACTGGATCGTGCTGCTTAGCGTCTAATCGATGATCCAAAACCAGAATTGGTGGTCGCTCTGGCAATTGAGCAAGAGTTATCAATCCTTTCGAATGTTCTGAAGGATTAGTGAGATCTGTTAATCGAATCAGCAGCAAGTCCACACTTTTTCCCTGAATTTGACGGTATACTTCTGCCCAAGAACAGGCTAGTAAGCTGCAATAACCAGCAGTTTGTAAGTATTGAATCAGTGCCTGTAGCCAAGATGTTGATGATTTTCCGGCCATTGACAACCCGTAGGATAAGTGAGACGATTCAACGTTCAATCTGTTAACCTGTAACGGATTACCCCTAAACTTTGTCCTCTGCTCCCCCGTGTCCATCACTAAAATGGTAGGCTTGCAACTGATTCCAGCTGCCACTTGAATGACTTGCAGTATGGCAGCCATCTTTTGTTGATTATTTGGTGCTAAACAG encodes:
- a CDS encoding Npun_R2479 family HD domain-containing metalloprotein, producing the protein MFNTTEILINAFVIRLREGYRRTYGGLNPDNEDIIAWAGSMAMENIANSDALYHDVEHSILVTLVGQEILRGKHIREGGVTPDNWLHFIISLACHDIGYVKGVCRQDRENERLYATGQNGEMVHLPQGSTDAALTPYHVDRAKLFIDERFGGHNLIDAEFIKRNIELTRFPVPKQGDHQDTGNYPGLIRASDLIGQLSDPRYLKKTSALFYEFEETGFNKAIGYRHPGDLREGYSKFYWNGVYPYIQDALRYLSLTQEGKQITANLFSNVFVVEHSHNHNGMVKMTQKVNV
- a CDS encoding ABC transporter permease, with product MNWWQKLTKNPLARFGALLLLTFYLIVIAADVVAPYDPYVSQPDGSLLPPTKIYWRNQQTKKFIGPHVYPTTQGPTDLETGDRKLNVDWQKPSPVGLFVPGREYKLFGAIPFNRHLFGTVGEGKINLLGTDEQARDQFSRLVYGGRISLSIGLVGIAISFPLGLIIGGISGYFGGWVDGIIMRLVEVLMTIPGIYLLVALAAVLPPGLTSAQRFLLIVLITSFISWSGLARVIRGQVLSIKEREFVQAAKTMGANPFYIIVRHVLPQTASYVIISATLAVPGFIVAESVLSLIGLGIQQPDPSWGNLLSLATNASIIVLQPWLIWPPALLIILTVLAFNLLGDGLRDALDPRSLQR
- a CDS encoding glycerate kinase, whose amino-acid sequence is MRRDTKSVGQILEQWVSGQTPNSLECQQLLAEELADHLKAKAFGITEDNGEQVIQMRSHLFEIVYPDILRLPYFETTPEKQQKTLLCLWNLWLPLAMELVSCRKQLGRPLIQGILGGQGTGKTTLAAVLSVILHKLGDGRSRSVGSADSPAFSERTLSLSIDDLYKTYKERQQLQEQDRRLIWRGPPGTHDVELGLQLLDQLRSPSPTAEILVPRFDKSAFGGAGDRITPEVVESIDIVLFEGWFVGVRPIEPEVFDGSLPEPIQTLEDREFARDMNQQLKLYVPLWERLDRLMVLYPTDYRLSQQWRLQAEKQMIAQGKSGMGDAQIRDFVNYFWKALHPELFITPLTRNPNLVDLVVEINPDHTPGVIYSPRDAD
- a CDS encoding DUF2235 domain-containing protein, with translation MKRLVVCCDGTWQELSSTYPSNVVKISQAVKPLGSDGVSQIVFYDEGIGTEDSLKSKLFGGAFGKGIDTNIQDAYRFLCLNYAPGDEIYLFGFSRGAYTVRSLAGMIYNSGLLSRIEIDKAPEAYEMYRSRDIKPNHQQMVAFREKYGESVPITLLGCWDTVGSLGIPNLSPLLWFDKRINKRYRFHDTSLSPIIEHGLHAVSIDEQRKVFDVTPMDKSHLSQTQVVREVWFPGVHGSIGGGSQEQSGLSDCALQWMMDSIGKIGLGLEFDPSAIPTGINLDYEIDFKNNLGLFKFTGRKLREISDNFDDLHESVIERWLKRPDYRPSNLAQKHGSRLNQLLEQKQQK
- a CDS encoding DUF565 domain-containing protein, with amino-acid sequence MQNTRLNNLVDFLWTRLGLWFANPWRRLSMVLISFLFGFLVGQALCTIAGTGQKWIVSGMLIIFTEPLSWLIYSGKFPKGKSNQTVDRVSWLADIVNSFKIGLVYSMYLEAFKLGS
- a CDS encoding ABC transporter ATP-binding protein, with the protein product MKALSVASVTAPSNLPKESPPQEYRSEYPFRTLLYLYRQDLGKIGLSMAMYVIKHSPEWIRPLVIANVIDIISNPSTHPLSELWINGAILGISVLQNIPTHYLHIRFMSLATRNMESNLRSVITQQLQLLSIGFYKNNSKGALQTKLLRDVEQIQGLATTLFQFVPAAMLTILVAIVATAIRAPWFLLFFLGTVPAAVILISVLRGPIRDRNSAFRQQLEEMAASLIEMIQLIPVTRAHGAQQTEMERIDGKLVTVKEAAVRLDSINAITDSSSWVTLRLFSLICLITSAWLVYTKQWSITVGDVVLLTGYFDSLTNSIVQILAVLPQIGKGFESIRSVGEILECPDLERNPGKIALQQVRGEFTFESLSYKYPDTEQFAIEDFCLQVNPGETIAIVGPSGAGKSTLLSLIIGFMAPTTGRVLLDGTDMSSLDLQTYRKFLSVVSQETILFEGTVRENIVYGSEQLDEEQLLKAIQDANALEFIQELPSGLDTLIGENGAKLSGGQRQRLAIARALIRNPRVLVLDEATSSLDTASEALIQEALEHLMENRTTFVVAHRLSTIRKADRIVVMERGHIVEVGNHAQLLAKDGTYTQLHSLQI
- a CDS encoding glycosyltransferase family 39 protein is translated as MKNWWQSWQQHPTTIWILSILWLLLISWLAFLWNLGNIGLVDETEPLFAEAARQMTVTGDWITPYFNGETRFDKPPLIYWLMAIGYRLIGVNEWAVRLPSALSAIALTGLAFYTLRYYGISRPAAFTPDVDSTQHRDSKINPSYPQRQLWLCAWIGSTLMAVNLQTIIWARTGVSDMLLSGCVGGALLSFFLGYAHRNHRNTGAQELGSSGTTVAKSPSPPHKYPCRWYLACYVLIALAILTKGPVGIVLPTVIIGGFLLYLGNGREVLQEMCLFRGIVIILALTLPWYVLVTLANGQGYIDSFFGYHNIQRFTRTVNRHAGPWYFYFPVVLVAFAPWSSYLPFAIARLKFWRRLRWRNSPRSTHLGLFALFWFVGIFGFFTIAATKLPSYVLPLIPAAAILLALLWSDQLTHTRTLSWSAPVPLSPSMLLSSLFNLLLLIALASAIFLAPEYIGSGPAAPDLPEQLQESGLMVRGGIIWSLTAIVAALLLWRRWLFGVWIVNLVGFLAFLIFVLTPTFLLVDQVRQLPLRQLSAIAVQEKQSSEELIMIGFKKPSVVFYTQQPVTYMSKGKKARNYMKEIAVTQPSPPSVLMLARNKRLKKAKLKPDQYTTLASLGPYKLIRVSKQIFVDNSKLKN